The following DNA comes from Winogradskyella sp. PG-2.
CTCCTCCAACACGCTGTGTTGGTGAATTGACATCTAGAAACTCTGGATTTGCATCTTCTAAAGCTTGAAGTTCTTTTAATTTAATATCGAACTCATAATCACTAATTGTTGCATTATCTAAAATATAATAATTGTGATTATGTTGACGGAGTTCGTCTCTAAGAGAATTTATTTTTTCTTCAATACTCATATTTATAATCCTTCTTTATTCAACCATTTTGGTGCTGGCAATGGTTTATAGTTACTCATCTGCTCTAAAAGTCCTTCAATAGTTTGATCTATAACAACAGCATCTAAATTCTCTTGTTTCAAAAAACCGCGCTCAACCATCAATTTACATTGTGCGATTAAGGCATCATAATATCCATTAATATTTAAAATTCCGATTGGCTTAGTATGTAATCCCAATTGTCCCCAAGTTGTGATTTCGAAAAACTCATCCATAGTACCAAAACCTCCAGGAATGATTATAAAACCATTACTTTTTTCATACATTAAAATCTTACGATCATGCATGTTTTGTGTAATAATTAATTCTGTAAGTTCTTTATGTACAATCTCTTTTGTTTTTAAGAATACCGGAATAACACCAATAACATCTCCACCATCATCAATTGCACCTTCAGCAACCTTGCCCATAATTCCGATTTTAGCTGCTCCATATACTAATGTAATATTTCGTTTTGCAAATGTTTGTCCTAATTTATAAGCTTCGGAAATAATTTTCGCATCATTACCTTCACTACTTCCACAAAAAACAGATATACTTTTCATTTATTCTTTTTTCCTTTTAGCATTCTATCGTTGCCATTTAAATCTTTAAACAATTCTATATCAGCAAAATCTGCATCAACTAATAGTTGCTTGGTTTCTTCACCAAGATACTGGTTAATTTCAAAATATAACTCACCATTTTGTTTCAAATTGTTAACAGAAAAATTGGTTATAGTTTTATAAAATAATAATGGGTTTTTATTATCTACAAACAATGCTAAATGTGGCTCATTATCTAAGACATTAGGTTGTATTTCTACTTTTTCTAGATGCCTAACATATGGTGGATTGGACACTATAATGTCAAAATTCATATCCCAAGTAAATTCAACTAATATATCTGCTTCAATGAAAGTTAGTTCTACGTTATTTAGTTCTGCATTCATTTTAGCTACTTCTAATGCTTCTTTGCTTACATCTAAAGCATAAACTTCAGCATTAATTAGATTTTTGGCTAAACTAATGGCTATACAACCAGAACCTGTCCCTATATCTATAACTTTAATCTTTTTAGAATTTAGTTTTTGGTTTTTGATATTTTGAAGAACAAGAGCAACAAGTTCTTCTGTTTCTGGTCTTGGAATAAGTACGTTTTCATTCACCTTAAATGATAATCCGTAAAATTCTGTTTCGCCTAAAATATATTGTATAGGTATTTGTTTATTTAAATCTTCTAATGCATTAAAAAACGCGTCAGTTTCTGAGTTTGATAATGTGAATTCAGGCTCTAGAGTTAGTTGAAATCTTGGAACGTCTAAATAATGTTGTATACACAAGTAGAAGAAACTATCAACTTCATCTTTACCATAAATTGCATCTAATTCTTTGTGAAAAATATGTTTTAGGTCTAGCGCTTTCAATATTATAAATCTTTAAGCATCCATACGGTACAAGAGTAATGACCTGTATTTCCCATAGGTTTATCTATAAAATCAAAACCCACTTTCTTGTATATTTTCCTTGCATCATCCATATATGGCATTGTTTCTAAATAACACTTATCAAAACCAACTTGCTTTGCAAAGTCTAAACATTTAGTCATCATTTCGGTACCTAGGCCTATTCCTCTTGCTACTGGTAAAAAATACATTTTCTGTAATTCGCAAATATTACCTTCGTAATTATCTAATGGAGAAATTCCTGCTCCTCCAAGAATCTCATTTTCTGCTTCAACAACAAAATAAGACATATTAGAAGGTTTGTAAGTTTCAGTCATACAATCTAAAGCCTCATCTTCATAGGCTGTCCCAACTTTTGGTACTCCCATTTCTATTAAAACTGAGCGAATTACTTTCGCAATTTTAGGATTATCCTTAAGTTCAATTTCTCGAATAACAATAGTATCTTTACGCACTTTAATTATAATTTATTTATCGAATTTATTCGGTATGAAGATAACTATAATTCCTTTTTTATGCTTAAAAGAATAGTACTCATTTCGTTATTTTTTACACCAGTTTTCAACTGTACATTTACAGAGGAACCAAAATTCGTTGGACTTGAAAACATTAAAGTAGTTAATTCAACACTTCAATCGATAACACTTAGCGCTGATGCATTATTTATTAA
Coding sequences within:
- the prmC gene encoding peptide chain release factor N(5)-glutamine methyltransferase; this encodes MKALDLKHIFHKELDAIYGKDEVDSFFYLCIQHYLDVPRFQLTLEPEFTLSNSETDAFFNALEDLNKQIPIQYILGETEFYGLSFKVNENVLIPRPETEELVALVLQNIKNQKLNSKKIKVIDIGTGSGCIAISLAKNLINAEVYALDVSKEALEVAKMNAELNNVELTFIEADILVEFTWDMNFDIIVSNPPYVRHLEKVEIQPNVLDNEPHLALFVDNKNPLLFYKTITNFSVNNLKQNGELYFEINQYLGEETKQLLVDADFADIELFKDLNGNDRMLKGKKNK
- a CDS encoding TIGR00730 family Rossman fold protein, which codes for MKSISVFCGSSEGNDAKIISEAYKLGQTFAKRNITLVYGAAKIGIMGKVAEGAIDDGGDVIGVIPVFLKTKEIVHKELTELIITQNMHDRKILMYEKSNGFIIIPGGFGTMDEFFEITTWGQLGLHTKPIGILNINGYYDALIAQCKLMVERGFLKQENLDAVVIDQTIEGLLEQMSNYKPLPAPKWLNKEGL
- a CDS encoding GNAT family N-acetyltransferase, translating into MRKDTIVIREIELKDNPKIAKVIRSVLIEMGVPKVGTAYEDEALDCMTETYKPSNMSYFVVEAENEILGGAGISPLDNYEGNICELQKMYFLPVARGIGLGTEMMTKCLDFAKQVGFDKCYLETMPYMDDARKIYKKVGFDFIDKPMGNTGHYSCTVWMLKDL